The Acetivibrio saccincola genome window below encodes:
- the rlmD gene encoding 23S rRNA (uracil(1939)-C(5))-methyltransferase RlmD yields the protein MKRTLIPIKKNEIHTVKINGITHDGLGVGRIYNFTVFVDGAIENEEVEIKIIKLYKSYGIGKLMKIITPSPDRVVPFCEVYKRCGGCGLQHMSSEAGLRFKENLVRENLKRIGKLEDVEVYDIISMEEPFRYRNKAQYPVGMKKGEVQIGFYAKRSHDIIEGQACGIQHKLADKVKTIVKKYIIENNVSVYDETTGKGLVRHVMTRVGFKTGEVMVVLVLNGENLPKKDVLIDALISEVPEIKSIVVNVNREKTNVILGNKNIVIYGKGSITDYIGKYKFNISPNSFFQVNPVQTEVLYNKVLEYAGLTQNEVVFDLYCGIGTISLFLSRKAKKVYGIEVVEEAIEDAKENARINGIGNVEFILGEVEKVLPGMGIKADVVVVDPPRKGCDENLLETLVKMKPSRIVYVSCNPSTLARDLRYLSEGGFKVEKVQPVDMFPWTQHVECVVLMSRL from the coding sequence GTGAAGAGAACTTTGATACCGATAAAGAAAAATGAAATTCATACTGTAAAAATAAACGGGATAACTCATGACGGTCTGGGTGTTGGGAGAATATATAATTTTACTGTATTTGTAGACGGGGCAATTGAGAATGAAGAAGTGGAAATTAAAATTATAAAGCTGTATAAAAGTTATGGGATAGGGAAGCTGATGAAAATAATAACCCCTTCACCTGACAGGGTTGTGCCTTTTTGTGAAGTGTATAAAAGATGCGGCGGATGCGGTCTACAGCACATGAGTAGTGAAGCAGGACTAAGATTTAAGGAAAATCTTGTAAGGGAAAATTTAAAGAGGATAGGGAAGCTTGAAGACGTAGAAGTATACGATATAATTTCTATGGAGGAGCCTTTTAGATATAGAAACAAAGCCCAGTACCCGGTGGGAATGAAAAAGGGTGAAGTACAGATAGGCTTTTATGCCAAGAGGTCCCATGATATCATTGAGGGGCAGGCATGTGGAATCCAGCATAAGTTAGCAGATAAAGTAAAGACAATTGTTAAAAAGTATATTATAGAAAATAATGTGAGTGTGTATGATGAAACCACGGGTAAAGGCCTGGTACGCCACGTTATGACCAGGGTAGGATTTAAAACCGGGGAAGTGATGGTGGTTTTGGTTTTAAACGGGGAGAACTTGCCTAAAAAAGACGTACTGATTGATGCTTTAATAAGTGAAGTTCCAGAAATAAAGAGCATTGTTGTAAATGTAAACAGGGAAAAGACAAATGTTATTTTAGGGAATAAAAATATTGTTATTTACGGGAAAGGCAGCATTACAGATTATATAGGAAAGTATAAATTTAATATATCCCCCAACTCTTTTTTCCAGGTAAACCCTGTTCAAACGGAAGTTTTGTACAATAAAGTCCTTGAATATGCAGGGCTGACCCAAAATGAAGTTGTTTTTGACCTTTACTGCGGCATTGGCACGATATCACTGTTTTTATCCCGAAAGGCAAAGAAGGTTTACGGGATTGAAGTTGTGGAAGAGGCAATAGAGGATGCAAAGGAAAATGCCCGTATCAACGGCATTGGCAATGTGGAATTTATTTTAGGTGAGGTGGAGAAGGTTTTGCCGGGGATGGGTATAAAGGCAGATGTGGTTGTAGTGGACCCTCCAAGAAAGGGATGTGATGAAAATCTTCTTGAGACGCTGGTAAAAATGAAGCCCTCTAGGATTGTATATGTGTCGTGCAATCCGTCAACCCTTGCAAGGGATTTGAGATACTTAAGTGAAGGGGGATTTAAGGTAGAAAAAGTGCAGCCGGTGGACATGTTTCCCTGGACACAGCATGTGGAGTGTGTAGTATTGATGTCAAGGCTGTAA
- a CDS encoding glycoside hydrolase family 9 protein yields the protein MEKFANKFTGKGRHILNKGKNTINKRKDVITIAGFLIFFVIIASALRAWENSSANKTEKETAGYNKTGTSILGDNGRKAADSGDAKAGSGFAYLPQEEIPKQPPATGNFNYGEALQKAIFFYEAQRSGKLDPSTLRLNWRGDSGLDDGKDAGLDLTGGWYDAGDHVKFNLPMSYTAAMLGWAVYEYEDAFKQSGQYNHILNNIRWATDYFIKCHPEPDVYYYQVGDGHLDHAWWGPAEAMTMERPSYKVDKNNPGSTVAAETSAALAVASIVFKDVDSSYSRECLKHAKELFEFADSTKSDEGYTKANGFYDSWSGFYDELSWAATWLYLATNDSSYLAKAESYSKEWGYEPQTTTPKYKWAHCWDDVTYGTYLLLARIKGGESEYKESIERHLDWWTTGYNGERITYTPKGLAWLDQWGALRYSTTTAFLACVYSDWEGCDKEKAKTYLEFAQSQADYALGSTGRSFVVGFGENPPQSPHHRTAHGSWADSQSIPEKHRHVLYGALVGGPDSSDNYTDDISDYVCNEVACDYNAGFVGLMAKMYKMYGGSPDPNFSGIEEVTEDEIYVEAGINASGDNFIEIKAILNNKTGWPARICENLSFKYFMDLGDFIKAGGSAGDLTVSSSYNQGAKVSEVKHYSGDIYYVVVDFTGTKIYPGGQSAYKKEVQFRIAAPDGVERSPEKDYSYNGITPGSVVKTRYMPVYDNGVLVFGSEPGGASANASSKASTSQSTEHSTTPKSTAAPKATVSPKAASTTTATAAATTPAATSKGGSTAAPAATPKGTSSTGPKGDSTATPKAVSTPGGQSGSAAASRGVVMVEYSNLNRESASNSIIPRFRITNKDNKALNLSDVKIRYYYINDGGKSQNFWCDWSSAGSSNVIGNFVKLPSAKNGADTYLEISFASGAGTLAPNESVEVQVRFAKEDWSNYNQSNHYSFNANASDYTDWNKITVYVSGKLVYGVEP from the coding sequence ATGGAGAAGTTTGCAAATAAGTTTACAGGCAAAGGGAGACATATTCTAAATAAGGGAAAAAATACAATAAACAAAAGAAAAGATGTTATTACCATAGCCGGGTTTTTAATATTTTTTGTTATTATAGCCTCTGCTCTGAGAGCATGGGAAAATTCCTCTGCAAATAAAACGGAAAAAGAGACAGCGGGCTATAATAAAACCGGGACTTCAATTTTAGGAGATAATGGCAGAAAGGCTGCAGACTCAGGGGATGCAAAGGCAGGAAGCGGTTTTGCATACCTTCCCCAGGAAGAAATCCCAAAACAGCCGCCTGCAACGGGGAATTTTAATTACGGGGAAGCACTGCAGAAAGCTATTTTCTTTTATGAAGCCCAAAGGTCCGGGAAGCTCGATCCATCCACACTCCGCTTAAACTGGAGGGGGGATTCGGGACTTGATGACGGAAAGGATGCAGGACTGGATTTAACCGGTGGCTGGTACGATGCCGGCGACCATGTAAAATTCAACCTGCCCATGTCCTATACAGCAGCTATGCTTGGCTGGGCGGTTTATGAATATGAAGATGCATTCAAACAGAGCGGTCAGTACAACCATATATTAAACAACATCAGGTGGGCTACAGATTATTTTATTAAATGCCATCCGGAACCTGATGTATATTACTACCAGGTAGGAGACGGTCATTTGGATCATGCATGGTGGGGACCTGCTGAAGCTATGACAATGGAAAGGCCTTCCTATAAAGTTGATAAAAATAATCCGGGTTCCACTGTTGCAGCTGAAACTTCAGCGGCATTGGCGGTGGCGTCAATAGTGTTTAAAGATGTGGACAGCAGCTATTCCAGGGAGTGCCTGAAGCATGCAAAGGAATTATTTGAATTTGCAGATTCTACAAAAAGCGATGAAGGATATACAAAAGCCAACGGGTTTTATGACTCCTGGAGCGGTTTTTATGATGAGCTTTCCTGGGCTGCTACATGGCTGTACCTTGCCACCAATGATTCTTCGTACCTTGCCAAAGCAGAAAGTTATTCTAAAGAATGGGGGTACGAGCCCCAGACTACAACCCCAAAATATAAGTGGGCACATTGCTGGGATGATGTAACATATGGGACATACCTTCTTTTAGCCAGAATTAAGGGAGGGGAATCAGAATACAAGGAGTCCATTGAACGGCATTTGGACTGGTGGACAACAGGATATAATGGTGAAAGAATTACATACACCCCAAAAGGTCTTGCATGGCTTGACCAGTGGGGAGCATTAAGGTATTCAACTACAACGGCATTTTTGGCGTGTGTATACTCAGACTGGGAAGGCTGTGATAAGGAAAAAGCAAAAACTTATTTGGAGTTTGCCCAAAGCCAGGCAGATTATGCCCTTGGAAGCACGGGAAGAAGTTTTGTTGTGGGATTTGGTGAAAACCCGCCCCAGAGCCCTCACCACAGGACGGCGCACGGTTCCTGGGCGGACAGTCAAAGCATACCGGAAAAGCACAGGCATGTCCTTTACGGAGCACTTGTGGGAGGACCTGATTCATCGGACAACTACACAGATGATATCAGCGACTATGTATGCAATGAGGTGGCTTGTGACTACAATGCAGGCTTTGTAGGGCTTATGGCCAAGATGTACAAGATGTACGGGGGAAGTCCTGATCCAAATTTTAGTGGTATAGAGGAAGTTACAGAGGACGAGATATATGTGGAAGCAGGTATAAATGCTTCAGGGGATAATTTTATAGAAATAAAGGCAATATTGAATAACAAAACCGGCTGGCCGGCAAGGATATGTGAAAACTTATCTTTTAAATACTTTATGGATTTAGGGGATTTTATAAAAGCAGGTGGCAGCGCCGGGGACTTAACTGTAAGTTCAAGCTACAATCAGGGGGCAAAAGTTTCAGAAGTTAAGCACTACAGCGGGGATATCTACTATGTGGTTGTAGACTTTACGGGAACAAAAATTTACCCTGGCGGGCAGTCAGCCTATAAAAAAGAAGTACAGTTTAGAATTGCGGCTCCGGACGGTGTAGAGAGAAGCCCTGAGAAGGACTACTCCTATAATGGGATTACTCCAGGTTCGGTTGTAAAAACCCGGTACATGCCTGTGTATGACAATGGAGTGCTTGTATTTGGAAGTGAACCAGGGGGAGCAAGTGCCAATGCTTCGTCAAAGGCATCTACTTCCCAAAGTACTGAGCATTCAACCACTCCAAAATCTACAGCTGCACCTAAAGCTACGGTAAGTCCAAAGGCTGCTTCAACAACAACTGCAACAGCGGCTGCAACTACCCCGGCAGCTACTTCAAAAGGAGGTTCAACAGCAGCTCCGGCAGCCACCCCAAAAGGGACATCATCAACTGGTCCAAAAGGGGATTCAACAGCAACACCAAAGGCGGTTTCAACACCGGGGGGGCAAAGTGGCAGTGCCGCAGCTAGTAGGGGTGTTGTAATGGTGGAATATTCAAATTTAAACAGGGAGTCTGCATCAAATAGCATAATCCCAAGGTTCAGGATAACAAATAAAGATAACAAGGCGCTAAATCTTTCAGATGTAAAGATCAGGTATTACTATATAAATGACGGAGGGAAGTCCCAAAACTTCTGGTGCGACTGGAGCAGTGCGGGGAGTTCAAATGTTATAGGGAATTTTGTCAAACTACCTTCAGCTAAAAACGGTGCGGACACTTATCTTGAAATATCATTTGCCAGCGGGGCAGGAACACTTGCACCAAATGAAAGTGTGGAGGTGCAGGTAAGATTTGCAAAGGAGGACTGGTCAAATTACAACCAGTCAAACCATTATTCCTTTAATGCAAATGCATCAGATTATACAGATTGGAACAAAATAACGGTGTATGTTTCAGGGAAGCTTGTTTATGGTGTGGAACCCTGA
- a CDS encoding metallophosphoesterase family protein, translating into MVSKINSILPNICEEVLKYIKITICVIGNKNFHKKVIYMQIIQISDMHITEDSNLDLIKDKIRKLYIALKETLTNVDQTVLCILGDIVDKGNAKLYKKASDILYYMKEIFEEFNPTFEFTPGNHDLCNCPYSHPIPEKCPDTKCTLEHYNNFVKNFDSSYDHTYTLLRKEYDDVDLLLANSVHHGNCKYGLLDFEALRMIELQKPTLLVTHHTFLSESDTDIAPIRNAYKLFDEIEKKEIIGVLHGHTHGYKDITIGNKCRVIGVGPFLKDIPNINNQANLVTVTPSGIQKVLNYFYRSDLDQYVSRSVYTRDNSLYKGSNIEKLYYEIVSDAKNTGVIPNFHLNINMSFKEFNDEIERIFHEDINTAKMWQDTEQVPESLYYNHGQYMKYNNITAIDFIIKELKSKATSSRAIIPLINFEMVVKSGDGFLPSFDLVQFGFLAEDRTHLLATLYLRALEVRHFLKINLCEIYLMCKQIADEIRSIERININIFAFKAQYKETFGCFKRAEIDRIDESEIVLLLKEDLKSIVHLLEEKRDLNETVIENKGMTSFFKALQAINKRRTIKTEILQQAKSILDIMEKLKSEREKTSNYTLIHQIESQVNEQFNKIIEMLREGDIYEY; encoded by the coding sequence ATGGTAAGCAAGATAAATTCTATTTTGCCAAATATTTGTGAAGAGGTATTAAAGTACATTAAAATTACTATTTGTGTTATTGGAAATAAAAATTTTCATAAAAAGGTGATATATATGCAAATTATACAGATTTCTGACATGCATATAACTGAAGACTCAAATTTAGATTTAATAAAAGATAAAATTAGGAAATTATATATTGCTTTAAAAGAAACACTTACCAACGTTGATCAAACTGTTTTATGTATTCTTGGTGATATTGTAGATAAAGGCAATGCGAAACTATACAAGAAAGCTTCTGATATACTTTATTACATGAAAGAAATTTTCGAAGAGTTTAACCCTACTTTTGAGTTTACTCCTGGCAATCATGATTTATGTAATTGTCCATACTCACATCCTATTCCAGAGAAATGCCCAGACACAAAATGCACTTTAGAGCACTATAATAACTTTGTTAAAAATTTTGATAGTAGCTATGATCACACCTATACCTTATTACGAAAAGAATATGACGATGTCGATTTGCTTTTGGCAAATTCTGTACATCACGGAAATTGTAAATACGGTTTACTAGATTTTGAGGCGCTCAGGATGATAGAACTTCAAAAACCCACACTGCTTGTTACTCATCATACTTTTCTAAGTGAAAGTGATACGGATATAGCACCCATAAGAAATGCATACAAACTGTTTGATGAAATAGAAAAAAAAGAGATAATTGGTGTGTTACATGGGCATACACATGGCTATAAAGATATAACAATTGGTAATAAATGCCGTGTAATTGGGGTAGGCCCCTTTTTAAAAGATATACCTAATATAAATAATCAAGCTAATTTAGTTACTGTTACTCCTTCAGGAATACAAAAAGTATTAAATTATTTCTATAGAAGTGATCTGGATCAATATGTCTCACGTAGTGTGTATACTCGGGATAATTCCTTATATAAAGGTTCAAACATAGAAAAACTATATTATGAAATTGTATCAGATGCTAAAAACACTGGGGTTATTCCTAATTTTCACCTAAATATAAATATGTCGTTTAAGGAATTTAATGATGAAATAGAACGGATTTTTCATGAGGATATTAATACAGCAAAGATGTGGCAAGATACAGAGCAAGTTCCAGAAAGTCTCTATTACAATCATGGGCAATATATGAAATATAATAATATAACTGCAATAGATTTTATAATTAAAGAACTTAAAAGCAAAGCTACAAGCAGCAGAGCAATTATTCCATTAATCAATTTTGAGATGGTTGTAAAAAGTGGAGATGGATTCTTACCATCTTTCGATTTGGTTCAGTTTGGTTTTTTAGCTGAAGATAGAACCCATCTTTTAGCCACTCTATACTTAAGAGCTCTGGAGGTCAGACATTTTTTAAAAATTAACTTATGTGAAATATATCTTATGTGCAAGCAAATTGCGGATGAGATTCGTTCTATTGAAAGGATTAATATAAATATATTTGCTTTTAAAGCACAGTATAAAGAAACTTTTGGTTGCTTTAAACGTGCCGAAATTGATAGAATTGATGAGTCTGAAATAGTATTACTCTTAAAGGAAGATCTCAAGAGTATAGTACATTTACTTGAGGAGAAAAGGGATCTTAATGAGACTGTTATAGAAAACAAAGGAATGACCAGCTTTTTTAAAGCATTACAAGCGATAAATAAGCGACGCACTATTAAGACAGAAATACTTCAGCAAGCTAAGTCAATTCTTGACATAATGGAAAAGTTGAAGTCAGAACGAGAAAAAACCTCGAACTATACTTTAATACATCAAATAGAAAGTCAAGTAAATGAGCAATTTAATAAAATAATTGAAATGTTAAGAGAAGGTGATATTTATGAATATTAA
- a CDS encoding MazG nucleotide pyrophosphohydrolase domain-containing protein, whose translation MNINQLIDIQKQFDSKHRGKFDWAQKIDDENIATLEYLLLCLVGEFGEATNLVKKVLRGDYSLNDIKPQLSEEIADIFIYVLKLAYQLDIDIEKQFLEKVDKNKRRFLNFEMKEKDM comes from the coding sequence ATGAATATTAATCAGTTAATTGATATACAAAAGCAGTTTGATTCTAAGCATAGAGGAAAGTTTGATTGGGCACAAAAAATAGATGATGAGAATATAGCAACTCTAGAGTATTTACTTCTTTGCCTTGTAGGAGAGTTTGGTGAAGCTACTAACCTAGTTAAAAAAGTTCTAAGGGGTGATTACAGTCTTAATGATATAAAGCCTCAGCTAAGTGAAGAGATAGCAGATATATTTATTTATGTATTAAAACTTGCTTATCAACTTGATATAGACATTGAAAAGCAATTCCTTGAAAAGGTAGATAAAAACAAACGTAGATTTTTAAACTTCGAGATGAAAGAAAAGGATATGTAA